In Siniperca chuatsi isolate FFG_IHB_CAS linkage group LG16, ASM2008510v1, whole genome shotgun sequence, the following proteins share a genomic window:
- the LOC122863025 gene encoding fatty acid-binding protein, brain, translating into MVDAFCATWKLVDSENFDEYMKALGVGFATRQVGNVTKPTVIISQEGDKVVVRTQSTFKNTEISFKLGEEFDETTADDRTCKSTVTMEGDKLVHVQKWDGKETKFVREIKDGKMVMNLTFEDIHAVRSYEKA; encoded by the exons ATGGTCGACGCCTTCTGTGCCACTTGGAAACTGGTTGACAGTGAGAATTTTGATGAGTACATGAAAGCACTTG GTGTGGGCTTTGCCACCCGGCAGGTTGGTAATGTGACCAAGCCGACTGTAATCATCAGCCAGGAGGGTGACAAGGTGGTGGTTCGCACCCAGAGCACCTTCAAGAACACAGAGATCTCCTTCAAGCTGGGAGAGGAGTTTGACGAAACCACCGCTGATGACAGGACCTGCAAA TCCACAGTGACAATGGAGGGAGACAAGTTGGTCCACGTCCAGAAGTGGGACGGCAAAGAGACCAAGTTCGTCAGAGAAATCAAGGATGGCAAGATGGTCATG AATTTGACCTTTGAAGATATCCATGCGGTGCGTAGCTACGAGAAGGCATGA